The Streptomyces halobius genomic interval GTGAGAAGGAGAAGGCGCGAGCCCGGCGCCGCCGTCAGGCGATCGTCGCCGGGGCGGTGGTCGCGGCGCTGGCGGCCTCCGGCGGCATCGCCGTCCTGGTGGCGTCCGGCGGGGGCGGCGACACCGACAGCAGCGCGAAGGTGGTGGTACCGAAGGAGGCCAGCGGCGGCGACAAACCCGCCGTCCCGGTGGGCGCGGGCGACGCCCCGTCCACCCTCACGGTGTGGGAGGACTTCCGCTGCCCCGCCTGCCAGCAGTTCGAGACCGGCTTCCGGTCGGCGATCAAGGAGCTGGTGGATTCCGGCCAGCTCAAGACCGAGTACCACCTTGTGACGATCATCGACGGCAACATGGGCGGCCAGGGCTCCCGTAACGCCGCCAACGCCGCGCTCTGCGCCCAGGACGCCCGCAAGTTCCGCGAATACCACGACGTACTCTTCGCGCACCAGCCGCCCGAGCAGCAGGACAAGTTCGGCGACAAGCAGTACCTCCTCCAACTCGCGGGCAAGGTCAAGGGATTGGTGACCGACACGTTCACCAAGTGCGTCAACGACGGCACGTACGACGGCTTCGTGGCGAAGTCCAACACCGCCTTCAGCAAGTCCGGATTCAGTGGCACGCCGACCGTGCTGCTCAACGGCAAGGACCTGTCGACGGTGAAGGGCGGGCAGATCACCCCGTCGGAGTTCAAGAAGATGGTGCGGGACGCCAACAAGGGGAAGCAGCCGGGGAAGCCGGCGAGCCCCGCTCCGGGCAAGCCGGGGAGTCCGGAGAAGCCGGAGAAGTCGGGGAACGCCGCTTCGGCGGAGCCGGTGAATCCGGAGCGCCCGGGCAGTCCGGGGGACTCCGCCGCGGTGCCGCCGGGGAATCCGGCCGGGTCGGCCGCGCCCTCCTCGTAGTGCCCTCCTCGTCGACGGACGAGCCGCCCGATGACCCGGATGCGCGGTCTCATGG includes:
- a CDS encoding DsbA family protein, with amino-acid sequence MSQKNHDGKSSARARLQAQREKEKARARRRRQAIVAGAVVAALAASGGIAVLVASGGGGDTDSSAKVVVPKEASGGDKPAVPVGAGDAPSTLTVWEDFRCPACQQFETGFRSAIKELVDSGQLKTEYHLVTIIDGNMGGQGSRNAANAALCAQDARKFREYHDVLFAHQPPEQQDKFGDKQYLLQLAGKVKGLVTDTFTKCVNDGTYDGFVAKSNTAFSKSGFSGTPTVLLNGKDLSTVKGGQITPSEFKKMVRDANKGKQPGKPASPAPGKPGSPEKPEKSGNAASAEPVNPERPGSPGDSAAVPPGNPAGSAAPSS